The proteins below come from a single Agrobacterium vitis genomic window:
- a CDS encoding undecaprenyl-phosphate glucose phosphotransferase has translation MRTLETLDVAKLRQKLKEEAEQTRASGSSSSPTVELSPLASRVAEQLRRANRSPSIMLGQFGLLEFSWLIATSLISGWLTMDGPIDTLLHIGAFGALGAVVFILFTQFADGYQIYTLRRPFRSVKRALTSWCLVVALMVGIHFAWNAQLFSASWLATWAATSALFLLLERYGMALAIRSWTRNGIIERRAVVVGGGEPAKQLIRTLESQQDNDIRICGIFDDRQGDRSPNIVAGYPKLGTVAELVAFARETRIDMLIIALPISAEARILELLKLLWVLPVDIRLAAHSNSLRFRPRAYSHVGDLPMLDLVDKPIRDWDQVAKRAFDIIFSLAALAVFWPVMVLAAIAIKSTSKGPVLFVQKRHGFNNEVIKVLKFRSMYTEMSDPTAKLAVTKNDPRVTPVGRWLRKSSMDELPQLFNVLRGDLSLVGPRPHAVMAQTRNRHYSEIVESYFARHRVKPGVTGWAQIKGWRGEIDTDDKIKGRTAHDLYYIENWSLLFDLKILLMTPISLFNTENAY, from the coding sequence ATGAGGACGCTAGAGACTTTGGATGTAGCAAAGCTCCGTCAAAAACTGAAGGAAGAGGCTGAACAGACCCGCGCAAGCGGCTCTTCATCGTCTCCAACGGTCGAATTGTCACCACTCGCCAGCCGGGTGGCGGAGCAATTACGCCGTGCCAATCGCTCGCCAAGCATCATGCTCGGGCAGTTCGGTCTGCTGGAATTTTCCTGGCTGATCGCCACCAGCCTGATTTCCGGCTGGCTGACGATGGACGGACCGATTGACACTCTCCTGCACATAGGTGCCTTTGGCGCACTTGGTGCAGTGGTTTTTATCCTGTTCACACAATTTGCCGACGGCTACCAGATATACACACTCCGCCGTCCGTTCCGCTCGGTGAAGCGGGCCTTGACCAGCTGGTGTTTGGTTGTCGCCTTGATGGTCGGCATCCACTTCGCCTGGAATGCCCAGCTGTTTAGCGCCAGCTGGCTGGCGACCTGGGCGGCAACCTCTGCCCTGTTTCTCCTGCTGGAACGCTATGGCATGGCATTGGCCATTCGCAGCTGGACCCGCAACGGCATCATCGAGCGACGCGCCGTGGTGGTCGGCGGAGGGGAGCCTGCCAAACAGTTGATCCGCACGCTGGAAAGCCAGCAGGATAACGATATCCGTATCTGCGGTATTTTTGATGATCGTCAAGGCGACCGATCCCCTAACATCGTCGCGGGCTATCCCAAGCTCGGCACCGTTGCCGAACTGGTGGCTTTTGCGCGCGAAACACGGATCGACATGCTGATCATCGCCCTGCCGATCAGCGCAGAAGCACGTATTCTGGAATTGCTGAAACTACTTTGGGTCCTGCCGGTGGATATTCGGCTGGCGGCCCATTCCAACAGCCTGAGATTCAGGCCCCGCGCCTATTCCCATGTCGGCGACCTGCCGATGCTGGATCTGGTCGACAAGCCGATCCGTGACTGGGACCAGGTTGCCAAACGTGCCTTTGACATCATTTTCAGTCTGGCGGCCTTGGCCGTCTTCTGGCCGGTCATGGTTCTGGCTGCCATCGCCATCAAATCCACGTCGAAAGGGCCGGTGCTGTTTGTGCAGAAGCGCCATGGCTTCAACAATGAGGTCATCAAAGTCCTGAAATTCCGCTCAATGTATACGGAAATGAGCGACCCGACCGCCAAACTGGCCGTCACCAAGAACGACCCGCGCGTCACGCCCGTCGGCCGCTGGCTGCGCAAATCCTCGATGGATGAATTGCCGCAATTGTTCAATGTATTGCGCGGCGATCTTTCTCTGGTCGGGCCGCGCCCGCATGCGGTCATGGCTCAAACCCGCAACCGCCATTACAGCGAAATCGTCGAGAGCTATTTCGCCCGCCATCGGGTCAAGCCCGGCGTCACCGGTTGGGCGCAGATCAAGGGCTGGCGTGGCGAGATCGATACCGACGACAAGATCAAGGGCAGAACCGCCCATGACCTCTACTATATCGAGAACTGGTCGCTGCTGTTTGACCTGAAAATCCTGTTGATGACGCCGATAAGCCTGTTCAACACGGAAAATGCTTATTGA
- a CDS encoding O-antigen ligase family protein — protein sequence MSAVSHHSSPPFRPGFAAITLTGSALVGFGVFLLGFVFMEPAPYELFMAAQIPLWFLLGLKISRSVAPLLALMFTFNVGGMISLTTMTDLDQGPLYVAVSTFLAVTSVFYAAIVEERHERLRLIFNAWVLAAVATSLLGILGYFHAFPGAEMFTRYDRAMGAFQDPNVFGPFLIAPSLYLIHGLLTGRLLDAPWKILCLLILALGVFLSFSRAAWALFLFSAIAMVLILLIKERSSAFRLKIVLLALTAAIALVVALTVALQFQQVRDLFSSRTQLVQDYDGGHLGRFERHKIGFLMSMEKPLGIGPMVFSKIFPEDEHNIWLKTLTSYGWLGFVCFITMLIWSICFGFKCLLYDRPWQPYLMIAWIVLIGHALIGNVIDIDHWRHVYLLFGILWGCRALEINWQRHR from the coding sequence TTGAGCGCGGTCAGCCACCATAGCAGCCCGCCTTTCCGGCCAGGCTTTGCGGCCATAACGCTGACGGGATCGGCGCTGGTCGGTTTTGGCGTCTTTCTGCTCGGCTTCGTGTTCATGGAGCCAGCCCCTTACGAATTGTTCATGGCAGCGCAGATTCCCCTGTGGTTCCTGCTGGGTCTGAAGATTTCCCGCAGCGTCGCACCGCTTCTGGCGCTGATGTTCACCTTCAATGTCGGCGGCATGATCTCGCTGACGACAATGACGGACCTCGATCAAGGCCCCCTCTATGTCGCCGTCTCGACCTTCCTGGCCGTGACCTCAGTGTTTTATGCGGCCATCGTCGAGGAGCGGCATGAACGGCTGCGGTTGATTTTCAATGCCTGGGTTCTTGCCGCAGTCGCCACGTCCCTTCTGGGTATTCTGGGCTATTTTCACGCCTTTCCGGGCGCTGAAATGTTTACGCGTTATGACCGGGCCATGGGGGCTTTTCAGGACCCCAATGTGTTTGGGCCGTTTCTGATCGCTCCATCGCTCTATCTCATCCATGGGCTTTTGACTGGCCGGCTGTTGGACGCACCGTGGAAGATCCTTTGCCTGCTGATCCTCGCACTTGGGGTGTTCCTGTCGTTTTCACGGGCGGCCTGGGCGCTTTTCCTGTTTAGCGCCATTGCCATGGTGCTGATCCTGCTGATCAAGGAGCGCAGCAGTGCCTTCCGCCTGAAGATTGTGCTGCTGGCGCTGACGGCTGCCATCGCTCTCGTTGTGGCGCTGACCGTCGCTCTGCAATTCCAGCAGGTGCGCGACCTGTTTTCCAGCCGCACCCAGCTTGTGCAGGACTATGATGGCGGCCATCTCGGTCGCTTCGAGCGTCACAAAATCGGCTTTCTGATGTCGATGGAAAAGCCCCTCGGGATCGGGCCGATGGTGTTCAGCAAGATCTTTCCAGAGGATGAGCACAATATCTGGCTGAAAACCCTGACATCCTATGGGTGGCTCGGCTTTGTCTGTTTTATCACCATGCTGATCTGGAGCATTTGCTTCGGCTTCAAATGTCTGCTCTATGACCGCCCTTGGCAACCCTATCTGATGATTGCCTGGATCGTGCTGATCGGCCACGCCCTGATCGGCAATGTCATCGATATCGATCACTGGCGACATGTGTATCTGCTGTTCGGAATCCTTTGGGGATGCAGAGCACTGGAAATCAATTGGCAAAGACACAGATGA
- a CDS encoding glycosyltransferase — MTDGQEIAGGQRLRILQVLEPSGGGSGRHFIDLCAGLAACGQTVTAVYSPLRAESRFVAELLALPLHEIIALDMHRAVGPWDLASYRALRRLIRDKGPFDIVHGHSSKAGALTRLATLPGRNPPVLYTPHAFRTMDPTLGSKGRLVYGGVERLLGRFFSDRVICVSPDEYHHAVALGIPARTLRIVANGVKYPPGDARSETRTRFGITHEQLVFGFIGRLVAQKAPERLIRAFASVADLMPQARLVMIGSGEQEAQLRAMIQTLGLDGKAQIRSDISGHDAIQAFDILVAPSRYEAMSYAMLEAAAGGLPLVLTSVGGTSVVLENGVNGFAVPNSDEIKPLADAMAAFRDPLTRAQLTAGALSRRNNYRLEKMVAETLAIYRDLLPQTTPCPMIKHETDSRLRTTGDHTTLRLANQIGE, encoded by the coding sequence GTGACGGATGGCCAGGAAATTGCCGGTGGGCAGCGTTTGCGAATCTTGCAGGTGCTGGAACCGAGCGGCGGTGGCTCCGGCCGTCATTTCATCGATCTTTGTGCAGGCCTCGCTGCCTGCGGCCAGACGGTGACCGCTGTCTATTCTCCGTTGAGAGCCGAGAGCCGGTTCGTTGCCGAATTGCTGGCGCTGCCGCTGCACGAGATCATCGCGCTGGACATGCATCGTGCGGTCGGCCCCTGGGATCTCGCCTCCTATCGGGCGCTGCGGCGGCTGATCCGCGACAAAGGCCCATTCGACATCGTGCATGGCCACAGTTCCAAGGCAGGCGCGCTGACCCGGCTGGCAACCCTGCCTGGGCGCAATCCACCGGTGCTTTACACGCCACATGCCTTCCGCACCATGGACCCGACGCTCGGCTCCAAAGGCCGCCTGGTCTATGGCGGCGTAGAACGGCTGCTTGGACGATTTTTCAGTGATCGGGTGATTTGCGTTTCGCCGGACGAATATCATCATGCCGTGGCGCTGGGTATTCCAGCCCGAACCCTCCGCATTGTCGCCAATGGCGTCAAATATCCGCCCGGCGACGCGCGTTCGGAGACACGCACACGCTTCGGTATTACGCATGAGCAACTGGTTTTCGGTTTCATCGGCAGGCTCGTGGCCCAGAAAGCCCCGGAGCGGCTGATCCGCGCTTTTGCCAGCGTTGCAGACCTGATGCCCCAGGCCCGGCTGGTGATGATCGGCAGCGGCGAGCAGGAAGCGCAGCTGCGCGCCATGATCCAAACTCTTGGCCTTGACGGCAAGGCCCAGATCCGCAGCGATATAAGTGGACATGACGCCATCCAGGCCTTCGACATCCTGGTTGCTCCGAGCCGTTACGAGGCCATGTCCTATGCGATGCTGGAAGCCGCAGCCGGTGGCCTTCCCCTCGTTTTGACATCCGTGGGCGGAACGAGCGTCGTGCTGGAAAATGGTGTCAACGGCTTTGCCGTTCCCAATAGCGATGAGATCAAGCCGCTTGCAGACGCCATGGCCGCTTTTCGCGATCCCCTGACGCGGGCACAGCTTACGGCTGGCGCCTTGAGCCGCCGTAACAATTATCGGCTTGAAAAAATGGTGGCCGAAACATTGGCGATCTACCGAGACCTACTGCCGCAAACCACGCCATGCCCGATGATCAAACACGAAACCGACAGCAGACTTCGAACGACCGGAGACCACACGACCTTGCGGCTCGCCAATCAGATTGGCGAATGA
- a CDS encoding PHB depolymerase family esterase: protein MRLNVPKSVAAMVRRQKKLQKAFVDLVESATPREKVAPKPRKPAQPRLVENTSFGSNPGHLRMMTYVPPGLPTRAPLVVVLHGCGQTAKDFDDGSGWSRLARQHGFALLYPEQRSSNNPNGCFNWFRPSAVARDRGETGSIRQMIDTMVEAHGLSTDNVFIMGLSAGGALAAAALAAYPDIFKAGAVVAGLPVGGARDAMNALNIMHNGVAKAPDEWAQLVYQAAPEGRDWPRISIWQGRDDNVVHQKNADALVIQWLAVHGLLDGKAKPVAYGRNDGYVWHDEDGAIKVEYAVMDGLGHGLPIKAGEGQAMPYMLPGDLHLPSLLVESWGLDATEGKRKVA from the coding sequence ATGCGATTGAATGTTCCAAAATCGGTGGCCGCCATGGTTCGCCGCCAAAAAAAATTACAAAAGGCATTTGTGGATCTGGTTGAGAGCGCCACGCCGCGCGAAAAGGTCGCGCCGAAACCGAGAAAGCCCGCCCAGCCACGCCTTGTTGAAAACACCAGCTTCGGTAGCAATCCCGGCCATTTGCGGATGATGACCTATGTGCCTCCCGGCTTGCCGACGCGCGCGCCGCTGGTGGTCGTGCTGCACGGCTGTGGGCAGACGGCCAAGGATTTCGATGACGGCAGCGGCTGGAGCCGTCTGGCGCGTCAGCATGGTTTCGCGCTGCTTTACCCCGAACAGCGCAGCTCCAACAATCCGAATGGGTGTTTTAACTGGTTTCGCCCCAGTGCTGTTGCCCGTGATCGCGGCGAGACTGGCTCGATCCGCCAGATGATTGACACCATGGTCGAGGCTCATGGCCTCAGCACCGACAATGTTTTCATCATGGGCCTGTCGGCCGGTGGGGCGCTGGCTGCTGCGGCTCTTGCCGCCTATCCCGATATCTTCAAGGCGGGTGCGGTGGTTGCCGGGTTGCCGGTTGGTGGTGCGCGCGATGCAATGAATGCCTTGAACATCATGCATAACGGTGTGGCCAAAGCCCCGGATGAATGGGCGCAACTGGTCTATCAGGCCGCGCCCGAAGGTCGGGACTGGCCAAGGATTTCGATCTGGCAGGGTAGGGATGACAATGTCGTCCATCAGAAGAATGCCGATGCGCTGGTCATCCAATGGCTTGCCGTGCATGGCTTGCTGGACGGCAAGGCAAAGCCCGTGGCCTATGGCCGGAACGACGGCTATGTCTGGCATGACGAAGACGGTGCGATCAAGGTGGAATATGCCGTAATGGATGGCCTGGGACATGGTCTACCGATCAAGGCGGGTGAGGGGCAGGCAATGCCCTATATGCTACCTGGTGACCTGCATTTGCCATCCCTGCTGGTGGAAAGCTGGGGTCTTGACGCGACAGAAGGCAAACGCAAGGTCGCGTGA
- a CDS encoding PAS domain-containing protein, translating into MTNLPLNEILPQDIIDTSRDAVLILSHDLTVLAANQAFYANFQIASEQTLGRQLYDLKGGHWNIPGLRLLLEQLVPQDTVVNAHEVDVVFPDLGHRIMMVNVRRVQRASDAANLFLMSIDDVTEARLASAEAERSWILAQNIVDTVRDPLLVLEHDMSVVFASRSFLKLFGVQSTEVVGQQLKTLGDGQWNVAALNDLLERVLPRDEHVDGLLLEDDFPGLGRRVFKINARKIFRPGNHVTRMLVVFEDATEAVLLDRHRDILAAELAHRIKNSLQIISSFVSHEIRRAAEPCAEGYKAMQARIRAVAELYDVIAQSSAFGPVNMETYLRGINTTIRKSLLSPNSNITISTKTEPLSILPDHAVSIGLIVNELATNAVKYAFPSGQGEVVLGFQRREGEVALTVSDNGIGLSGKSEGSGLGTQFVKAFVKQLGGSLASATSSSGTTYTVRLPPSILAE; encoded by the coding sequence TTGACCAATCTTCCGCTCAACGAAATCCTGCCTCAGGACATCATCGATACATCCCGTGACGCAGTGCTGATTCTGAGCCACGATCTAACTGTGCTTGCCGCCAATCAAGCCTTTTACGCGAACTTCCAGATTGCTTCGGAACAGACACTGGGGCGGCAACTCTACGATCTGAAGGGTGGCCATTGGAATATTCCCGGGCTTCGATTGCTTTTGGAGCAGCTCGTTCCGCAGGACACCGTCGTCAATGCTCATGAAGTTGACGTGGTTTTCCCGGATCTGGGCCATCGAATCATGATGGTCAATGTCCGTCGGGTTCAACGCGCGAGTGATGCCGCAAATCTGTTTTTAATGTCAATTGACGACGTTACAGAAGCGCGTCTTGCCAGCGCCGAGGCCGAGCGCAGCTGGATTCTTGCGCAGAATATTGTCGATACGGTCCGCGATCCACTGCTGGTGCTGGAGCATGACATGAGCGTTGTATTTGCCAGCCGTTCTTTTTTAAAGCTCTTCGGTGTTCAATCCACTGAGGTTGTCGGCCAGCAGTTGAAAACGCTGGGGGACGGCCAGTGGAATGTGGCGGCGCTCAACGATCTTCTGGAACGGGTTCTGCCTCGCGACGAACATGTCGATGGCTTGCTGCTGGAGGACGACTTTCCCGGTCTGGGCCGGCGTGTGTTCAAGATCAATGCCAGGAAAATATTTCGGCCCGGCAATCATGTCACCCGGATGCTCGTCGTGTTCGAGGACGCAACCGAGGCCGTGCTGCTCGACAGACACAGGGATATATTGGCAGCGGAACTGGCGCACCGTATCAAAAACAGCCTGCAGATCATTTCCTCCTTCGTCTCTCACGAGATTCGCCGCGCCGCAGAACCCTGCGCTGAAGGATATAAGGCCATGCAGGCGCGGATCAGGGCCGTTGCCGAACTGTATGACGTCATTGCTCAATCCAGTGCCTTTGGCCCCGTCAACATGGAAACCTACCTGAGAGGCATCAACACCACGATCCGCAAGAGCCTTCTAAGCCCGAATTCGAACATCACGATCAGCACGAAGACCGAGCCGTTAAGCATTCTCCCCGATCATGCCGTATCGATCGGCTTGATCGTCAATGAACTTGCCACCAATGCCGTAAAATATGCCTTTCCATCGGGGCAGGGCGAGGTTGTCCTCGGCTTTCAGCGCCGGGAGGGGGAGGTCGCGCTGACCGTTAGCGATAACGGGATCGGCCTCAGTGGCAAATCGGAGGGATCAGGGCTTGGCACCCAGTTCGTCAAAGCTTTCGTCAAGCAACTCGGCGGTTCCCTGGCCAGCGCGACAAGCTCCAGTGGCACGACGTATACCGTCAGGCTTCCACCGTCGATTTTGGCGGAATGA
- a CDS encoding PRC-barrel domain-containing protein encodes MTFMKSAAAGALLLALCGTPALAACNISDARLEEAILEKPEFRDPQNRYLVHDLRKLRDAAFLLWNYGLEKDCERLLGNIRELIASPFMARLGTNDEDATDQQLAAGEPQWHRLGQVKGSRGTANEGALISINDLDPGLLVNEIVGAEVRTADDKIVGEVRNVVIGTRDRQDYAIVAAGGFFVPGKDSLVVPLRYLLVDRERKSFFLRISNAQVKAVPLMPDQDYQWLTDETWRKTNDAIFESLIAGPGPDQPTKTSRDSATK; translated from the coding sequence ATGACGTTTATGAAATCAGCCGCGGCTGGAGCGCTTCTGCTTGCGCTTTGTGGCACACCAGCGCTCGCCGCCTGCAATATTTCCGATGCAAGGCTTGAAGAAGCCATTCTGGAAAAGCCTGAATTCCGGGATCCTCAAAACCGCTATCTCGTGCATGACCTGCGTAAACTGCGTGATGCGGCCTTTCTTCTGTGGAATTACGGGCTGGAAAAAGATTGCGAGCGGTTACTGGGCAATATTCGTGAATTGATCGCATCCCCGTTTATGGCGCGGTTGGGTACGAATGACGAAGATGCAACTGACCAGCAATTGGCCGCCGGAGAGCCGCAATGGCATAGGCTGGGCCAGGTCAAGGGAAGCCGTGGCACTGCCAATGAGGGGGCTTTGATCAGCATCAACGATCTCGATCCTGGCTTGCTGGTCAATGAAATTGTCGGGGCCGAGGTTCGGACCGCCGATGACAAGATTGTTGGCGAGGTTCGCAATGTGGTCATCGGCACCAGGGACCGGCAGGACTACGCCATTGTTGCGGCTGGCGGGTTTTTCGTCCCGGGCAAGGATAGTCTCGTTGTTCCGCTTCGCTACCTGCTTGTCGATCGGGAAAGGAAGAGCTTCTTTCTGCGGATTTCGAATGCGCAGGTAAAGGCTGTTCCTTTGATGCCGGACCAGGATTATCAATGGTTGACGGACGAGACATGGCGCAAGACAAACGATGCGATTTTCGAGAGTTTGATTGCAGGCCCCGGGCCTGATCAACCCACGAAAACATCGAGAGACAGCGCCACCAAATAA